From Actinomyces procaprae:
AGTGTCATTCAGCATAGCTCCGAACTGCGAAGCGGACAATGTAGCCGCACCCGTGTAGTCCTTAAAAGCGGTCGCAGCCGAGGCACCCGTTATGTCCAGCTGGGCCAGCGCGTTTCCTGCCTCGGTGACACTGGTCTTGAACTTGTCAGTGCTACCCGTGGCGATAATAAGACCCGCCGTAAGCCCCATTCGCCCCACGCGACCACCGAGGGACGTCGACGTGAACAGGTTTTTGACCGCACTCGCTGCGCTACCAGCGGATATCCCCAGCGACTGCATGGCGGTCCTGGTCTCGACGATACGAGGCAGTAGCACCATGGCACCACCGGCCGCCGTCAGGGCAGCACCGGCCACACCAGCAATCACCGTCACGCTCTGCTGCACCGGAGCGGGCAGCTCCGCGAAGGCATTCACCGCATCGGTGGCGCTCTGCACGACACTTCGAAGCGGCCCCTGCGCCCCCTCCCCCATGCCGATCAACATCGTCTCCCAGGAGCCCGCGAAGATCTGAAGGTCACCCTTGAGGCTATCCAGCCGTGCGGACGCGGTCTCAGCGGCGTACCCCTGGTCGTTTACGGCATCGATCCACCCCTGGATACCTTCCTCACCCTGCTTGTAGAGCACGGCGGCGGCACGGATAGCGTCGCTACCGAACATTGTCGACAGGGCGGTGTTACGCTCCGCCTCAGAGAGCGCGCCAAGCTTCTCCTGCAGCTGGCCCGCGAAGTTCGCGAGGCCCACAAAATGCCCCTGGCTGTCGTAAACCTGGAGGCCGAGATCCTTCATTAGGTTTTTGGCTTTTGTCGCCGGATTCATAAGCCTCTGCAGCATAGTCTTGAAGCTCGTGCCAGCGTCGGAGCCGAGAAGGCCTGCCGACGCGAACGCCGCCAGGCCACCCACCGTCTCCTCAATACTCAGCCCCATCTGGGAAGCGACCAGGCCGCCCTGGGCGAGCGCCTGCGACAGGTCAGACACGCCGCCCTGCGCCTTGCCCGCACCGGCGGCCAGCAGGTCCGCCACGTGAGTAACATCCGAGCCCGCGAGGCCGAACTGCACCATCGCGGACGCGGCGGTCTCGGCCGCCTCACCCACAGAGACACCACCGGCGGCCGCGAGGTCGAGAGCGCCGGACAGGCCACCGCCCAGGATGTCCGCCGTCGACACGCCGGCCTTGGCGAGCTGGTCAATGCCGTCGGCGGCCTCGACCGCGCTGAAGGCAGTATCCTTACCGGCCTGGATGGCGGCAGCCCGCAACTGCTCCATGCTCTCGGCGGACTCGTGCGTGTCCGCCTGCACAATCGCCATGGCCTCAGCAAAATCGGCGGATGCTTTGACGGCGACGGTGGACGCGGCGAGGAGGCCGGTGCCGAACGCGGCCATCGCGGTCCCGGCGGTGGTCAGCTCGCCGCTCATGAGCTGGGCGCGCTGAGCCATCCTGCCGAGGCCGGTGTCGGCAGCCTTGCCGGTCTTGTCCGCGGATTTCGCAGCCTCATCGAGCGTCCGTGACGCCTGCTTGATCTGCTGGTTGAAATCCGCAACGTTGGCGCGGAGTGTGACCTTCACTGTACGGTCAGCCATCAGCTGCCTTTCGTTCTATGCTTGCGGGGTTGCTAGGGGCCTCACAGTGGAGGAATTGTGATGAGCGCAGACACACCGGCCGAACCAGTCAAAAAGGGGCACGGCTGCCTGACATCAGTCATCGGCTTCGTCGTCGTTGTTGCCGCGTTGACTGGCTTGCTGTCGATGTGCGACTCCAGCACCGGAGGCGAGGACTCAGACCACCTGGCGAAAGTTGCCTGCCAGGATCACGTCAAGAAAGGGTTGAAAGACCCATCATCGGCGCAGTTCTCAGACGTCGTGATCGACGGGCCAGTCGACCACCAGTGGACAATCACCGGCGTGGTGAGGGCAACGAACTCGTTCGGCGGGACCGCCGTCGCTACGTGGACGTGTGAGGCCCGGAATGACAACGGCACCTACTACACGTCATACAGGCTCAGCGAGTAGCGCCTACCGGCTGGTGTGGCGGGTGTCGTCGATCACCAGGAGCGTGCCCGGCTCGAGCTCGGCCTTGGAGTCCCGCCGGTCATGCTCCCACGCCTCGCGGGCCGCCCTGGCGTAGCAGGTCACCTCGCGGGCCTCATACCAGCCGTCCATATCCTCAGACCATGCTTGCGAGCGCGGGTAGCCGCACCCGCACGGGCACAGCCCATCACGGTGCAGCCGGTACGCGACCGCCAGCAGCCGGTCGTCCTCGGTCCACTCATCGTGCGCCCACACCAGGCCCGTGGGCGGTAGCCCCCAGTCCTGGGCGGCACGGATCGACTGGATTAGCCACGCCGACGTGGGGCGGTCGAGGACGCGGGCGAGAAAGGGGCCGGCACGCTCGGGGCAGACTCATTGCAGGTGCGGACGGCGGCGGCAATCTTCGCGACCTGCTGCGGCGTCACCTCCGCCAGCCGGGCAACCATGGCAGCATCCATGCCCGCCGGGGCCACGATATGCGCGGCAATGAACCCGATGGTCTGCTCCTCGGTCACCTCGGCGCCGTCGGTGATACCCAGGGACTCGCGGAGCATCCGCCGCGTATGCTCACTGGACGCCTCCACCACGACGTCGAGGGCCGACTGTGCGAGCTGCTCGCGGATCTGCCGCATGTCCGCCACGAGGCGGGCCGCGCCGGCAGTGTCCTCCGCCGCGCGGGCGACCGTGAGCCGCTCCGCCAGCACGTCGAGGTCGGCCAGCAGGTCGGGACGGCCGTAGATGGTGGTGGCCCGCCGCTGAGGACGCGCCCCCGCGATCCACGCCTCCAGGTTGAAGCCTTCGGGTGTGAGCGCGGCGGGGTCGGTCACGTCGCGGGACAGGCCGTCGTCGGCGGGCACGGTGTCGCCGAGGCTCATCTCAACGTCGGTCATGGGGATAGTCCTTCCTCAAAGTTGGTGCGGGGTGCGGTCCTATTTGGTGGGTGTCGGGCCGGCGGGGGGACCATCCCCGCGAGTGCCCCACCGGCCCGACACGACTAGGTGCGCGCGCCCAGGTCAGGCGGCGACGACAGCGGTCTCCTCGGCGTCCAGCACCGACACCGGCACCACGCGCTTGATGTAGCCGGTGGTCCGGTCGCTGGGCTTCTGCGGCGTGCCTGTGTTGCACTCGTACACCGCCACCTCCTGGCCGGCGGCAAACTCTGCGTCGTAGGCGGGGCCCTCGCGCTCCACGAGCCACAGGTGCGTGCCCTTCACTTTGAGTAGATCCCAGGCCACATCGTTGTCCGTGTCGGCCTTGCCGTCGCCGTCGAGGTACCGGAACGGTGTCAGCGAGCCGGACCAGGATGAGGGGCCGAAGTCCTGA
This genomic window contains:
- a CDS encoding phage tail tape measure protein, with translation MADRTVKVTLRANVADFNQQIKQASRTLDEAAKSADKTGKAADTGLGRMAQRAQLMSGELTTAGTAMAAFGTGLLAASTVAVKASADFAEAMAIVQADTHESAESMEQLRAAAIQAGKDTAFSAVEAADGIDQLAKAGVSTADILGGGLSGALDLAAAGGVSVGEAAETAASAMVQFGLAGSDVTHVADLLAAGAGKAQGGVSDLSQALAQGGLVASQMGLSIEETVGGLAAFASAGLLGSDAGTSFKTMLQRLMNPATKAKNLMKDLGLQVYDSQGHFVGLANFAGQLQEKLGALSEAERNTALSTMFGSDAIRAAAVLYKQGEEGIQGWIDAVNDQGYAAETASARLDSLKGDLQIFAGSWETMLIGMGEGAQGPLRSVVQSATDAVNAFAELPAPVQQSVTVIAGVAGAALTAAGGAMVLLPRIVETRTAMQSLGISAGSAASAVKNLFTSTSLGGRVGRMGLTAGLIIATGSTDKFKTSVTEAGNALAQLDITGASAATAFKDYTGAATLSASQFGAMLNDTAGGMSNWEKGLTGFASAMDKAASHVGWDTRSDFQKFADDLAAIDDAMSAMDSSAAVDSFRRLAEMTDGSDKALTDLLDSLPGYKQALTALATEAGMAADDQTLLAIAMGDLDPAAVGAGAAARAAGDDVAAMGTAASEAAEELAELIDALSDMAQLVLAERDAARGLEQAIDDATETIAENGRTLDRNTESGRANEAALDAIASSTWKLVEAMYGQNASTEEMQEAMQHGRDALIAAAQAAGMTAEEAEALADELRLIPENITTDVTMDASEAELTLAQLMGQVADSEGNITIGASRVPADKTLSELIGLVDNSDGTITINGNDGPARLKKDSVKIAIDKTTGTVTITGKDNASGKLRTIKATLDSIRSKTVTVTTNYVSIGSSNKALQAGVNRLAGYASGGAVRGPGTATSDSVPAMLSAGEHVWTAAEVGAVGGQARMLQLRALARQGLLSREVMGFADGGSPSVYGAAPPAIRVNAAAPTAALTVVVDNPITGEQLRQEMTTVADGRIVRANRLNR